The proteins below come from a single Lactobacillus johnsonii genomic window:
- a CDS encoding ATP-binding cassette domain-containing protein yields MTFKELVKINVPRSILIFCLYILYAVAGSMGEYLFKDSLNNILKGNLNGYLFWTFIQAGMEIGTAVLLPIATIAFTRQTQDYVHKIREEIIEHYYASSEDEKTSKMQNQLTANLKLLTTNFAMPWVSILSGTLEILIAVVLLFTMNWSLILVSAILLAINFLLPKIIEKKTAQATKNVNDKNEKLLNTIEHWFGGLQELRRFSAYERLRRQLHKASDDYTKANKKNYRYQTTSYLFNGFGNALAQIGISFFAGILFLNHVISFGEFAVAGAFGSAIFSAVWEITHSITLVKSTKTLREEILTLRKKEKQPVKTAAYGVSVENLKVTYDEGETLTYPNFTIKPGEKVLLTGDSGTGKSTLFKALLGKIETKCGKITYFDKESRPITNANLGYLPQDPIVFPISIKDNITMFVKRTEKQLMNIINNVELKNDLDKLPSGIDTEVNLKKNNLSGGQRQKIVLARSEIYHQPFVLMDEVTSAIDQKATEEIITALLKTDQTILMIAHNFTPELRAKFDQEIKLAKKGEEE; encoded by the coding sequence ATGACGTTTAAAGAGTTGGTTAAAATTAATGTTCCCCGTTCAATACTGATTTTTTGTTTGTATATTTTATATGCAGTTGCGGGTTCAATGGGAGAATATCTTTTTAAAGATTCATTAAACAATATTCTTAAAGGTAACTTAAATGGATATCTTTTTTGGACTTTTATTCAGGCTGGGATGGAAATAGGGACGGCAGTTTTATTACCAATTGCAACAATTGCTTTCACAAGACAAACCCAAGACTATGTTCATAAGATTAGAGAAGAAATTATTGAGCATTACTATGCTTCTTCAGAAGATGAAAAAACTTCCAAAATGCAAAATCAATTAACAGCAAATCTTAAGCTATTAACTACCAACTTTGCTATGCCATGGGTATCAATTTTGAGTGGAACTCTTGAAATTTTAATCGCAGTTGTTTTGTTATTTACTATGAACTGGAGCTTAATTTTAGTTAGTGCGATATTACTAGCGATTAATTTTCTTCTACCTAAAATTATAGAAAAGAAAACAGCTCAGGCAACTAAGAACGTAAATGATAAAAATGAAAAGTTGCTAAATACGATTGAACATTGGTTTGGTGGACTGCAAGAGTTAAGACGCTTTAGTGCATATGAGAGATTGAGAAGACAGCTACATAAGGCAAGTGACGATTACACGAAGGCAAATAAGAAAAACTATCGGTACCAAACTACTTCTTACTTATTCAATGGTTTCGGAAATGCCTTAGCACAAATAGGAATATCATTTTTTGCAGGAATTTTATTCTTAAATCATGTGATTTCTTTTGGAGAATTCGCTGTAGCGGGTGCATTTGGATCAGCTATCTTTTCAGCAGTTTGGGAAATTACCCATTCAATTACTTTAGTTAAATCAACTAAAACATTAAGAGAGGAAATTTTAACTTTACGTAAAAAAGAAAAGCAGCCTGTAAAGACAGCTGCTTATGGTGTATCGGTTGAAAATTTGAAAGTCACATACGATGAAGGTGAGACTCTCACTTATCCAAATTTCACTATTAAACCTGGTGAAAAAGTACTTTTAACTGGAGATTCGGGAACAGGGAAGTCCACCTTATTTAAAGCATTGTTGGGGAAAATTGAGACTAAATGTGGTAAGATTACTTATTTTGATAAAGAAAGTCGACCAATAACCAATGCTAACCTTGGTTATTTACCGCAAGATCCAATAGTTTTTCCGATTTCAATTAAAGATAATATAACGATGTTTGTTAAAAGAACAGAAAAACAATTAATGAATATTATTAATAATGTCGAACTAAAAAATGATTTAGATAAATTGCCTTCTGGAATTGATACAGAAGTTAATTTAAAGAAAAATAATCTATCCGGAGGCCAACGACAAAAGATCGTATTAGCTAGAAGTGAAATTTATCATCAACCATTTGTATTAATGGATGAGGTAACTAGTGCAATTGATCAAAAAGCTACTGAAGAGATTATTACTGCGTTGCTAAAAACTGATCAGACAATTTTAATGATTGCCCATAATTTTACACCAGAGTTAAGAGCTAAGTTTGATCAAGAAATAAAGTTAGCTAAGAAAGGGGAAGAGGAATAA
- the mvaD gene encoding diphosphomevalonate decarboxylase → MKKTARAHTNIALIKYWGKADQALKTPLMSSLSMTLDAFYTDTTFEHDSSLTEDTFILNDQKQSVEDSKRVFNYIHLLQEKFGVNDHFTIRSTNHVPTSAGLASSASAFAALATSFVASYGLDLSKKELSRLARLGSGSATRSVYGGFVEWKKGFDDESSYAAPIDENPDLDLSLLAIEVNTKQKKISSTKGMQLAQTSPFYQPWLARNEEEIAEIKQAIQNNDFTRIGELSELSANEMHACNLTAKEPFTYFEPETIKIIKLVEDLRKNGIECYYTIDAGPNVKILCTLRNRKDIISAVQKTLTNVKIVVASFGPGVTLL, encoded by the coding sequence ATGAAGAAAACTGCTCGTGCCCACACTAATATCGCCTTAATTAAATATTGGGGAAAAGCTGACCAAGCTTTAAAGACACCGTTAATGTCTAGTCTTTCAATGACATTAGATGCCTTTTATACTGATACTACATTTGAACATGATTCCTCATTAACTGAAGATACCTTTATTTTAAATGATCAAAAACAATCAGTAGAAGACAGCAAGCGAGTTTTTAATTATATTCATTTATTACAAGAAAAGTTTGGCGTTAATGACCACTTTACAATTCGGTCTACAAACCATGTTCCTACTTCTGCTGGCCTTGCTTCCTCAGCATCAGCTTTTGCGGCTCTTGCAACAAGCTTTGTTGCAAGCTATGGATTAGATCTTTCTAAAAAGGAGCTTTCAAGACTTGCACGCCTTGGGTCTGGGTCAGCGACTAGATCAGTTTATGGCGGCTTTGTTGAATGGAAAAAAGGATTTGATGATGAGAGCTCCTATGCAGCTCCAATTGATGAAAATCCTGATCTTGATCTTTCTCTACTAGCAATCGAAGTTAATACAAAGCAGAAAAAAATTTCTTCAACAAAAGGAATGCAGTTAGCCCAAACCTCTCCTTTTTATCAACCTTGGTTAGCTAGAAACGAAGAAGAAATTGCTGAAATTAAACAAGCTATCCAAAATAATGACTTTACTAGAATTGGTGAACTTAGTGAACTAAGTGCCAACGAGATGCACGCTTGCAATTTAACTGCTAAAGAACCCTTTACTTATTTTGAACCGGAAACAATTAAAATTATTAAATTAGTTGAAGATTTAAGAAAAAATGGCATCGAATGTTACTATACAATTGATGCTGGTCCAAACGTAAAAATTCTCTGCACCTTAAGAAATAGAAAAGATATTATTTCAGCTGTTCAGAAAACCTTGACTAATGTTAAAATAGTCGTTGCGAGTTTCGGCCCAGGCGTTACTCTGCTTTAG
- the mvk gene encoding mevalonate kinase codes for MNKKIEVKAHGKVILIGEHSVVYGYDALALPIQALNITTTVEETDGPTWMDTTHYHGAFFDAPDEYDGIKYIVKTLLERVENAPNLKITYTGEIPMERGFGSSAVVALGTTKAVSQFLGLTLSEAEIMEITNHAEMINHGKASGLDAATVNSDYLVFFNKQDGPKQLSQKLGATLLIMDTGELGNTKVAVQSVKKQMDESDLKKKQIARLGELATATRQNWFNQNAEEIGKIFNEAEDILASFKLSTERIDNICKIANENGALGAKLSGGGLGGIVIALCPNQEVAKKIAEKAKANFDNDWIEEI; via the coding sequence GTGAATAAAAAAATAGAAGTCAAAGCACATGGAAAAGTGATTCTTATTGGTGAGCATTCTGTAGTTTATGGCTATGATGCCCTCGCTCTTCCAATCCAGGCCTTAAATATCACCACAACTGTTGAAGAAACTGATGGTCCTACTTGGATGGATACAACTCATTATCATGGTGCTTTTTTTGATGCGCCGGATGAATACGATGGTATTAAATATATTGTGAAAACTTTACTTGAAAGAGTAGAAAACGCTCCTAATCTTAAAATTACTTATACTGGTGAAATTCCTATGGAACGGGGTTTTGGATCAAGTGCTGTTGTAGCTTTAGGAACTACCAAGGCTGTTTCACAATTTTTAGGATTAACTCTTTCTGAAGCTGAGATCATGGAAATCACTAATCATGCAGAAATGATTAATCATGGAAAAGCTTCCGGCCTTGACGCTGCTACCGTAAATTCCGATTACTTAGTTTTCTTCAATAAACAAGACGGACCAAAACAGCTTTCTCAAAAATTAGGTGCTACCTTATTAATTATGGATACGGGTGAACTTGGAAATACCAAAGTCGCAGTTCAATCAGTTAAAAAGCAAATGGATGAAAGTGATCTTAAAAAGAAACAAATTGCACGGCTTGGAGAATTAGCTACCGCAACACGACAAAATTGGTTTAACCAAAATGCAGAAGAGATCGGGAAGATTTTTAATGAAGCCGAAGACATCCTTGCCTCCTTTAAGCTTTCAACTGAAAGAATCGATAATATTTGTAAAATTGCCAATGAAAATGGCGCTTTAGGAGCTAAATTATCTGGTGGTGGCTTAGGTGGCATTGTAATTGCACTATGTCCTAATCAAGAAGTTGCTAAAAAAATTGCCGAAAAAGCTAAAGCTAATTTTGATAATGACTGGATTGAGGAAATTTAA
- the fni gene encoding type 2 isopentenyl-diphosphate Delta-isomerase translates to MSQRSQRKEEHLALAKMFFNSNKDNDFNHVHLIRPALPESAISRDSISTEMFGHTISAPFFINAMTGGSDTSYTINQRLAKAAAAENIPMALGSASILEKEIDQIESFEVARQENPDGLIFANVNPTTDPKVAQKIVDALDANALQIHLNSVQEAVMPEGDRDFHWIDNLKEIRDTVDVPIIIKEVGMGIDPESLRTLLINDFSIIDLGGSGGTNFAQIENERRKTQKLNFLEDIGLSTVKTLLAARTIPVNKTIIAAGGITNALDIFKSLVLGAQYVGIANYFLQYASQDSETLIAAIQNLKYELKLLTALFGLDHISKADEVRYYLDTDLYNFTRQLYN, encoded by the coding sequence ATGTCACAAAGATCTCAAAGAAAAGAAGAACATCTAGCATTAGCTAAGATGTTTTTTAATAGTAATAAAGATAATGATTTTAATCATGTTCATTTAATCCGCCCTGCTCTTCCAGAAAGTGCAATAAGTAGAGATAGTATTTCAACTGAAATGTTTGGTCATACTATCAGTGCTCCCTTCTTTATTAATGCAATGACTGGCGGCTCTGATACTTCCTATACCATCAATCAACGTTTAGCTAAAGCGGCTGCCGCAGAAAATATTCCGATGGCTTTAGGATCCGCTAGCATTCTTGAAAAAGAAATTGATCAAATAGAGAGCTTTGAAGTTGCACGTCAAGAAAATCCTGATGGACTAATTTTTGCAAATGTTAATCCAACTACTGATCCAAAAGTAGCTCAAAAGATTGTTGACGCTTTAGATGCAAATGCATTACAGATTCATCTTAATAGTGTTCAAGAAGCTGTAATGCCTGAAGGCGATCGAGATTTTCATTGGATAGATAATCTAAAAGAAATTAGAGATACAGTTGATGTGCCAATTATTATTAAAGAAGTTGGAATGGGAATTGATCCTGAATCTCTTCGTACCCTTTTAATCAATGACTTTTCAATTATCGATTTAGGTGGAAGTGGCGGAACTAATTTTGCGCAAATTGAAAATGAAAGACGAAAGACTCAAAAATTAAACTTTTTAGAAGATATTGGTCTTTCTACTGTTAAAACGCTGCTTGCAGCACGCACTATCCCTGTTAATAAAACTATTATTGCAGCTGGTGGCATTACAAATGCACTGGACATTTTTAAGTCTTTAGTTTTAGGTGCACAGTATGTTGGTATTGCAAACTATTTCTTGCAGTATGCTAGCCAAGATTCCGAGACTTTGATTGCTGCTATTCAAAACTTAAAATATGAATTGAAACTTTTAACTGCTCTATTTGGTTTAGATCATATTTCTAAAGCCGATGAAGTTAGATATTATTTGGATACTGATCTTTACAATTTCACTCGACAACTCTATAATTAG
- a CDS encoding ATP-binding cassette domain-containing protein → MNLRNFIRINRTRFFLFSILAILSPLLTIAMTALVQIETSIILSRNLPNFLIISAISLTVCIMFYALFSLTQYLLLAQTQDLNNSVREKIVDYYFHDDRDHPVSKIQSRLTNDLELINDNYYGSLLNLIFGVVQLIAIIIYLIMLSWALLITICIIVAISLALPKLIEKPLQKANKLISTSNEIYLDTLNDWLRGLDQLRQFAAGAKLFSVTQNASKKLEDATVKQTTYTKLLNAINGIASALFGLIIFVLTGFLVKNGLVQMSTLLIVGNFRFYLNQAINEISQARGEMKGVKSLIEEVNEAAEKVQVSDKQKTNMPTVIKTESLRLNFPNGEKLSYPDIQINQGEKILLTGDSGTGKSTLFKLILGELAPSAGKIIFEDKDGDEINPDLKTIGYLPQDPVIFPASIKENITMFNNKLDNKVEKSVEEVNLSADLQKFEEGINKQLDLDKLNISGGQRQKIVLARAQVHESDIILIDEGTSAIDQNSTIDILDKLLKSKATIVFIAHNFTEEMHELFDREIHLIKE, encoded by the coding sequence ATGAATTTAAGAAATTTTATTCGAATTAATAGGACACGTTTTTTTCTGTTTTCAATTTTAGCTATTCTTTCTCCTCTTTTAACAATTGCGATGACGGCCTTAGTTCAAATAGAGACGAGTATTATTCTTTCAAGAAATTTACCAAATTTTTTGATAATTTCAGCTATTAGTTTAACTGTATGTATAATGTTTTATGCATTATTTAGTTTGACCCAATATCTACTTCTTGCTCAAACGCAAGATTTAAATAATAGTGTAAGAGAAAAGATAGTAGATTATTATTTCCATGATGATAGAGATCATCCGGTTTCAAAAATTCAAAGTAGACTAACTAATGATTTAGAATTAATTAATGATAATTACTACGGCTCTCTTCTAAATCTAATTTTTGGAGTTGTTCAACTTATTGCAATTATCATATATTTAATTATGTTAAGTTGGGCTCTCTTAATTACAATTTGTATAATTGTAGCCATTTCTCTAGCTTTGCCAAAATTGATTGAAAAACCACTCCAAAAAGCTAATAAACTTATTTCGACTAGCAATGAAATATATTTAGATACTTTAAACGACTGGCTACGCGGTTTAGATCAATTAAGACAATTTGCAGCTGGTGCAAAGCTATTTTCTGTCACTCAAAATGCTAGTAAAAAACTTGAAGACGCAACTGTTAAGCAAACTACTTATACTAAATTACTTAATGCGATTAACGGGATAGCTTCTGCATTGTTTGGGTTGATCATATTTGTTTTGACTGGATTTTTAGTCAAAAATGGCTTAGTACAAATGAGTACTCTATTAATAGTGGGAAATTTCAGATTTTATTTAAATCAAGCAATTAATGAAATCTCTCAGGCTAGGGGAGAAATGAAGGGAGTAAAGAGTCTAATTGAAGAAGTAAATGAAGCAGCGGAAAAAGTTCAAGTTTCAGATAAGCAAAAAACAAATATGCCTACTGTAATTAAAACAGAATCATTAAGACTAAATTTTCCAAATGGCGAAAAACTAAGTTATCCGGATATTCAGATTAATCAGGGTGAAAAGATTCTCTTAACAGGAGATTCTGGTACTGGTAAATCAACTCTATTTAAATTAATATTGGGAGAATTAGCACCTAGTGCTGGGAAGATTATTTTTGAAGATAAGGATGGAGATGAAATTAATCCAGATTTGAAAACAATTGGATACTTACCGCAAGATCCGGTTATATTCCCAGCTTCAATTAAAGAAAACATTACTATGTTTAACAACAAGCTAGATAATAAGGTTGAAAAGTCAGTAGAAGAAGTAAATTTATCTGCTGATCTGCAAAAATTTGAGGAGGGAATTAATAAACAATTGGATCTTGATAAACTAAACATCTCTGGAGGACAGAGGCAGAAAATTGTTTTAGCAAGGGCTCAAGTTCATGAGAGTGATATTATTTTAATTGATGAAGGGACAAGTGCGATTGATCAAAATTCAACCATTGATATTTTAGACAAATTGTTAAAAAGTAAAGCAACAATTGTATTTATTGCCCATAATTTTACTGAAGAAATGCATGAATTATTTGACCGGGAAATTCATTTGATAAAAGAATAA
- a CDS encoding phosphomevalonate kinase, with protein sequence MITEQAPGKLYIAGEYAVLEQNCPAILVAVNEFVRVSIAKSTGTSGLIHSKQYSQDSIHWIRKGNQMVIDNRDNPFEYILSAINFTERFCLEQKVSMSLYDLHVNSDLDSADGKKYGLGSSAAVTVATVKAILNFYGLHCTKDLIFKLSAISHYSVQGNGSAGDIAASVYGGWLAYQTFDKAWLKKELATKSLSEVLNEAWPGLKIQLLTPPEGLNLVIGWSQKPASTSQLVDKTNAKKKFIKTQYDTFLDESRKCVLDMIKGFNEKNISLIQKQIRLNRQLLKDFASLNHIAIEIPRLTKLINIAEQFNGAAKTSGAGNGDCGIVIADEKTDIEEMKNNWRKNGIMPLNFLVHSIA encoded by the coding sequence TTGATTACAGAACAAGCACCAGGAAAGTTGTATATTGCGGGAGAGTATGCAGTTCTTGAGCAAAACTGCCCTGCCATTTTAGTTGCAGTAAATGAATTTGTACGTGTTTCAATTGCAAAGAGTACAGGTACAAGTGGGTTAATTCATTCTAAACAGTATTCTCAAGATTCAATTCACTGGATCCGTAAAGGTAACCAAATGGTTATTGATAATCGTGATAATCCGTTTGAATACATTTTATCTGCTATTAACTTTACAGAACGTTTTTGTCTTGAACAAAAAGTTTCAATGTCTTTATATGACCTACATGTTAATTCAGATCTTGATTCAGCCGACGGTAAAAAATACGGTCTTGGCTCTTCAGCGGCTGTAACAGTTGCTACGGTGAAGGCTATTCTTAATTTCTATGGATTACACTGTACAAAAGATCTTATTTTTAAACTTTCTGCTATTTCTCACTATAGCGTTCAAGGTAATGGTTCTGCTGGTGATATTGCAGCAAGTGTTTACGGTGGTTGGCTTGCTTATCAAACTTTTGATAAAGCATGGCTTAAGAAAGAATTAGCTACTAAATCTCTTAGCGAAGTTTTAAATGAAGCTTGGCCTGGTCTTAAGATTCAATTATTAACTCCTCCAGAAGGACTAAACTTGGTAATTGGTTGGAGTCAAAAGCCTGCTTCAACTTCTCAATTAGTTGATAAAACTAATGCAAAGAAAAAGTTTATTAAGACTCAATATGACACTTTTTTAGATGAATCACGGAAATGTGTTCTTGATATGATTAAGGGCTTTAATGAAAAAAATATTTCTTTAATTCAAAAACAAATTCGTTTAAATCGTCAGTTATTAAAAGACTTTGCTTCTCTTAACCATATTGCTATCGAAATCCCACGTTTAACTAAATTAATTAATATTGCCGAACAATTTAATGGCGCTGCTAAGACTTCTGGTGCAGGAAATGGCGATTGTGGTATTGTGATTGCAGATGAAAAAACTGATATCGAAGAAATGAAAAATAATTGGCGTAAAAATGGAATTATGCCATTGAACTTTCTAGTTCACTCAATTGCTTAG
- a CDS encoding MFS transporter, translating into MTNKNNYNIINLLIGRIGTNVADSLFYMAILWYFKTHFNSPMLLSVIFIAESSIDMFSFTLGPIIDRIDIKKALKLVTITQTMLSVIIIPLFNNQKLHFLGITFLIVVYVLSTIGSTLIYPAEDKILPNIVEKKELPKVNGIFQMSYQTLDLFLNAGATILITFLSIKNTIIISALVFAFALLFYTRLHFKLPAASSPEGNTSYFKYLVSGWQALRTNKNILILILPFALTNLFYGISSVGLPYFATKYLNNSALSYGSLELASSIGGLLGSLIVQRLYVKDSQLRLLIVTCLMLSGLAIVLEVISAPIWPILILIFALCSTFWISIMNINFKVLVQESFSSNLLGRIITINSSIVNCMIPIGSFLGGFIVKNYGARPAIILEGLAQLVTAVFYLIIFLKRKRA; encoded by the coding sequence ATGACTAACAAAAATAACTATAACATTATAAACCTCTTAATCGGCCGGATCGGAACAAATGTTGCTGACTCTCTTTTCTATATGGCGATATTGTGGTACTTTAAAACCCATTTTAATTCACCAATGCTTCTTTCCGTAATATTCATAGCTGAATCTAGCATTGATATGTTTTCGTTTACTTTAGGACCTATAATTGATCGTATAGATATCAAAAAAGCATTAAAATTAGTGACAATTACTCAAACAATGCTGAGCGTAATCATTATTCCGCTATTTAATAATCAAAAATTACACTTTTTAGGAATTACATTTTTGATAGTAGTCTATGTTTTGTCAACTATCGGCTCAACATTAATCTATCCTGCTGAAGACAAGATACTGCCCAATATAGTAGAAAAGAAAGAATTACCTAAAGTTAATGGGATTTTTCAGATGTCTTATCAAACTTTAGACTTATTCCTCAATGCTGGAGCAACAATTTTAATTACCTTTTTATCTATAAAAAATACAATTATTATTTCAGCATTAGTATTTGCATTTGCACTTTTGTTCTACACGCGTTTACACTTTAAACTTCCAGCTGCCTCATCACCTGAAGGTAATACTAGCTATTTCAAATATTTAGTAAGTGGTTGGCAAGCATTACGCACTAATAAAAATATTTTAATTTTAATCTTGCCTTTTGCTCTAACTAACTTATTTTATGGAATATCATCTGTTGGTTTACCTTACTTTGCCACCAAATACTTAAACAATAGTGCACTTAGCTATGGAAGTTTAGAACTTGCCTCTTCAATTGGAGGATTACTAGGCAGCCTTATCGTACAGCGACTTTACGTGAAAGACAGCCAACTAAGACTATTAATTGTTACTTGCTTAATGCTATCTGGATTAGCAATTGTTTTAGAAGTAATAAGTGCCCCAATTTGGCCTATTTTAATTCTAATATTTGCTCTATGTAGTACTTTCTGGATTAGCATCATGAACATCAATTTTAAGGTTCTAGTTCAAGAAAGTTTTTCTTCTAATTTATTAGGACGAATTATCACGATTAACAGCAGCATTGTTAATTGCATGATTCCGATTGGATCATTTTTAGGAGGATTTATTGTTAAAAACTACGGTGCTCGTCCAGCCATTATTCTTGAAGGGCTGGCTCAGCTAGTAACAGCTGTCTTCTATCTAATAATATTTTTAAAAAGAAAAAGAGCATAA